The Salvelinus namaycush isolate Seneca chromosome 16, SaNama_1.0, whole genome shotgun sequence genome has a segment encoding these proteins:
- the LOC120060930 gene encoding LHFPL tetraspan subfamily member 4 protein-like translates to MLPSQEAAKIYHDNYMRNSRAIGVLWAIFTICFAIINVVVFIQPYWIGDSVSTPQVGYFGLFHQCVGRGPPNRELTCTGSFAEFSSIPSGAFKSASVFVFLSMVLILGCIACMALFFFCNTATVYKTCAWMQLLCGT, encoded by the coding sequence ATGTTGCCTTCACAAGAAGCCGCCAAGATTTACCATGATAATTACATGCGGAACTCCCGCGCCATCGGGGTACTCTGGGCGATATTCACCATATGCTTTGCCATCATCAACGTGGTGGTCTTCATTCAGCCCTACTGGATCGGGGACAGTGTGAGCACGCCGCAGGTGGGTTACTTCGGCTTGTTTCACCAGTGCGTTGGAAGAGGACCGCCCAACCGAGAGCTCACCTGCACCGGAAGCTTCGCCGAGTTCAGctccatcccctccggcgccttCAAATCGGCGTCGGTCTTCGTGtttctgtccatggtgctgattctGGGCTGCATCGCCTGCATGGCGCTCTTCTTCTTCTGCAACACCGCTACCGTCTACAAGACTTGTGCCTGGATGCAGCTCCTATGTGGTACGTAA